GGACGACTCAAAGCCCAGCTTCAGCGTCGAGCTCCCCCGGACTGTCTGGCGCGCTGGGGAGGAGCTGACGGGCAGAATAAGCATCATAACGAGGGCCGGAAAAAGAATCAGGAAAGCCAGGGTGGCCCTCGCGCGCGTCGAAACGTCCACGGCCTCCGGAGAGCTCGAGACGGACACCACCCATGTCTCCACCGCAGAGGTCCCCGGGGAGGCTCTTACTACTCTGGGCACGGACTTCGCCCTGGCCATCCCGCCCGACGCCACCCCTTCATACAGGGGCCTCTACTCCGAGCTGGTCTGGGGGGTGCTCGTGGAACTGGACGTCGCCCTTGGGTTCGACGTCAGGGGGGCTGAGTTCGTCACGGTGGTCGGGACCTAGAGCCGGGGGCACCCCGTGAATCGCTCCACAAATTATTAGATGGTCCCGCCGCATTTGCAGAAAGAGAGGAGCGGGGTGAGGAGATGATGAGAGTATCCCGGCTGGTGTGGGCTCTGACACTTGCGACTCTGTTGCTTGCTTCAGGGCTCTGGCATCTCTCCCCGCCCGCCGCCGCCGAGGCCTGGATTCGGACCGACATGGGAACCCCCCCGGGCGGCAGCGTGCGGCTCAGGGGAGTGGCGGTTGGCGACGGGGACCGGGACGGAGCCAGCGAGGTCTATTTCACGGCGAGGCCCGGCGGTGGGCTCTACCGGTACTCCTGGGACAGCCAGAGCTGGAGCTGGACTATCAAGAACGTCGCGGCTCCGGAGCTGAACGCCGACGCCGTCGGAATCGGCGATGGCGACGACGACGGGAAGCTTGAACTCTACGCAACCGGTCTCATCCGGGGCGCTCCGCCGCTTCCGCGCGGCCGGATGGCCCTCTTCCAGCTCTACTACGACGGCTCCGGTTGGCACCAGGAGACTGTGGCGACCACAGCCTCCCCAGCCACGGGCAACGCCCTTGCAATCGGCGACGGGAACAACGACAGCAGGAAGGAGGTATTCAGCTGCGGCTCCGACGGCCATATCTACATGTACTACAAGAGCAACGAGTGGAACAGCCAGGACATCGGGAGCGCGGTACCGCCGCCCGGGCAGCCTGCGATCTCGATGGAGGGGCTGGCCGTGGGAGACGGGGACAACGACGGCTACCCGGAGGTCTACGGCTCCGCCGCGGACGGGAGGGTGTATCGGTTCAGCTACACGGGCTCAGCGTGGGTGAGGAGCGATGTGGGTGCGGGGGATACCTCCTCGCAGGGCTCCAGCATGGCCGCGCTCGCGATTGCGGACGCGGACGGTGACGGAAAGAACGAGGTCTATGGTGCGTCGTGGGCCAACGCGACGATATATATGTTCAAATACGACACCACAGCAGGAGCGTGGATAAGGACGGCCCTTGTCTCCCTCGGCAACATGGTCAACGCGCTCTGCCTCGCCGCCGGGGACGTCGACAGCGACGGCTTGGAGGAACTCTACGCCGGCGCAAGCAACAACCAGGTCTACAGGGTCTTCATAGACAGCGCCACGGGAAAATGGGCCTCGGCCTCCATAGGCTCGGGCAACGGCCCAGTCAGCGGGGTCGCGGTCGGGAGCGGCGCGGGCGTTCCCTCATCGGTCGAGGTCTACGCCGCATGCACCGATGGCCACGGTTACCAGTTCCTTCTGGACAGGTTCTCCCCGGCCAACCCGCGAGTCTGGAGCGATACCCATCCCGAGCCCGGCAAGTGGTATCCGGCGAGCGTGGTCCATGTACTTTGGGAGGACGTGGGTCGGGACCCGAGCGGCATCGACGGCTACTCGATATCCTGGGACAACAACCCCGCGACGGTCCCGGACGCGGTGAAGGATTTTGAGGAGTCGGTGCACGACGCGACCAGCCCGGCGCTGAGCCCGGGGAAGTGGTACTTCCACATTCGGGCCCGAGACAACTCCCTGAACTGGAACGCCACCGCCACGCATTTCGGGCCCATATGCATCGGCACCGCCCCAGACACGGCCCCGCCAATAATATCAAACGTGAGGGTAACGGGAATCAGTGACAGGCTGGCCGTGGTAAGCTGGAACACGAACGAGCCCTCGGACGGTCTCGTGGAATACGGCACCGACACCGGCTACGGACTTTCCGTCTCGGACCCCGGATTTTTCCTGGAGCACAGTCTGACCCTCACCGGCCTGAGTCCCTCGACCTTATACCACTTCCGAGTGAGCTCGAGGGATGCGAGCGGCAACGGTCCCTCGTACAGCGAGGACATGACCTTCACGACCCTTGCCTCGCCCGACCTGACACCCCCGGTGATATCAAACGTCAAGGTCACGGGAATCACTGACAGGCTGGCGGTGGTGACATGGGAGACCGACGAACCCGCTGACAGCATGGTGGAGTGGGGCCCGACCCCGTCATACGGCGCATCAACCTCGGATGTGAAGCTCGTCCTCCTCCACGAGCTGACCCTGAGCGGCCTGGAGCCCTCGACAATCTACCATTTCCGCGTGGGCTCCAAGGATACGAGCGGGAACGGGCCGTCTTACAGTGAGGATCTGAGCTTCACAACCCTCGCGTCGCCCGACACAGACCCGCCCCACATAATGAATTTGAGGGTCGAGGGTGTGACGGGGTCATCGGCGATCGTCCTCTGGGAGACCGACGAGCCCGCCGACAGCTTCGTGGAATACGGCCAGACATCGTCCTACGGCTTGAGCGCTGCGGACAGGAGCTATGTTCTTGTCCACAGCGTGGCATTGCTGGGGCTCTCGCCGGGGGTCTCCTACCACCTGCGCGTCATATCCGCCGACCCGAGCGGGAACAAGGGCTACAGCGAGGACCTGAGCTTCAGGTCCAACGCCACGCCCTCGGCACCCGACACAACGCCGCCCGTGATATCGGGCCTGACGGTGAGCGGCGTCTCGGACACGAGGGCCGTCGTCCTGTGGAGCACGGACGAGTTCGCCGACAGCGAGGTCGAGTACGGGACCGACACCGCGTACGGCCTCAGGGCGTCGGACCCATCGCTCACGACCATTCACAGCGTGGTCCTGCAGGGTCTGAAGCCCTCGACCGAGTACCACCTGAGGGTGAAGTCCACCGATGCGGCCGGGAACGGACCCGCAGTCAGTGGGGACGTGAGCTTCTGGACCGCGGGCAGTCCCGACACCACGGCGCCTATGATATCGGACATCAGGGTCGTAAACGTCACGTCAACCACTGCCACAATCCTGTGGAGGACCAGCGAGCCCTCCAACAGCTTCGTAGAGTGGGGCAACAGCACGGCCTATGGCAGGAGCATCTTCTCAAGCCTCTATGTCCTCGAGCACGCCATCGTTCTGACAGGGCTGAAGCCCGGCACC
This genomic window from Thermoplasmata archaeon contains:
- a CDS encoding fibronectin type III domain-containing protein — protein: MMRVSRLVWALTLATLLLASGLWHLSPPAAAEAWIRTDMGTPPGGSVRLRGVAVGDGDRDGASEVYFTARPGGGLYRYSWDSQSWSWTIKNVAAPELNADAVGIGDGDDDGKLELYATGLIRGAPPLPRGRMALFQLYYDGSGWHQETVATTASPATGNALAIGDGNNDSRKEVFSCGSDGHIYMYYKSNEWNSQDIGSAVPPPGQPAISMEGLAVGDGDNDGYPEVYGSAADGRVYRFSYTGSAWVRSDVGAGDTSSQGSSMAALAIADADGDGKNEVYGASWANATIYMFKYDTTAGAWIRTALVSLGNMVNALCLAAGDVDSDGLEELYAGASNNQVYRVFIDSATGKWASASIGSGNGPVSGVAVGSGAGVPSSVEVYAACTDGHGYQFLLDRFSPANPRVWSDTHPEPGKWYPASVVHVLWEDVGRDPSGIDGYSISWDNNPATVPDAVKDFEESVHDATSPALSPGKWYFHIRARDNSLNWNATATHFGPICIGTAPDTAPPIISNVRVTGISDRLAVVSWNTNEPSDGLVEYGTDTGYGLSVSDPGFFLEHSLTLTGLSPSTLYHFRVSSRDASGNGPSYSEDMTFTTLASPDLTPPVISNVKVTGITDRLAVVTWETDEPADSMVEWGPTPSYGASTSDVKLVLLHELTLSGLEPSTIYHFRVGSKDTSGNGPSYSEDLSFTTLASPDTDPPHIMNLRVEGVTGSSAIVLWETDEPADSFVEYGQTSSYGLSAADRSYVLVHSVALLGLSPGVSYHLRVISADPSGNKGYSEDLSFRSNATPSAPDTTPPVISGLTVSGVSDTRAVVLWSTDEFADSEVEYGTDTAYGLRASDPSLTTIHSVVLQGLKPSTEYHLRVKSTDAAGNGPAVSGDVSFWTAGSPDTTAPMISDIRVVNVTSTTATILWRTSEPSNSFVEWGNSTAYGRSIFSSLYVLEHAIVLTGLKPGTLYHFRVSSTDPAGNKGGPSADQSFRTSGGTSAPAVTTSSFPWWLVALLLAVLVFIVAAAVLLGRRAPPARETGPVPPEPPSAGWEEEEGVGGAGGTGGFAGSDAEEPEVLQMDGAAAPAAGGGAPSSGAPLQTPGESLPVYPGPGIPASVERLPSQTSPPSPRRIRCQACGTSFPVYGGGTQRVTCPGCGRTGVFRGSAGG